One Setaria viridis chromosome 3, Setaria_viridis_v4.0, whole genome shotgun sequence DNA window includes the following coding sequences:
- the LOC117850837 gene encoding uncharacterized protein — MRSFAVLLIMALATVVAPPVAIASRAGLPARSSRFLAANAAPVVYDCSKKSASVCLAPGSPGATCCGGQCVDTVFSPYHCGGCNKVCKNRHGTCCGGNCVDLDSDKDNCGRCGNQCSKKCSYGFCDYA; from the coding sequence ATGAGAAGCTTCGCCGTGCTTTTGATCATGGCACTAGCCAccgtcgtcgcgccgccggTTGCCATCGCTAGCCGAGCAGGGCTTCCGGCCAGGAGCAGCCGGTTCCTGGCAGCCAACGCCGCCCCGGTCGTCTACGACTGCTCCAAGAAATCGGCCTCCGTCTGCCTCGCGCCGGGGAGCCCAGGGGCGACGTGCTGCGGCGGCCAGTGCGTCGACACCGTCTTCAGCCCGTACCACTGCGGCGGCTGCAACAAGGTGTGCAAGAACCGGCACGGCACTTGCTGCGGCGGGAACTGCGTCGACCTGGACTCCGACAAGGACAACTGCGGCAGGTGCGGGAACCAGTGCAGCAAGAAGTGCAGCTATGGTTTCTGTGACTATGCTTAG